A region from the Musa acuminata AAA Group cultivar baxijiao chromosome BXJ1-10, Cavendish_Baxijiao_AAA, whole genome shotgun sequence genome encodes:
- the LOC135595815 gene encoding membrane-anchored ubiquitin-fold protein 3-like — protein MPDEDLIELKFRLYDGTDIGPIRYSASSTVAMLKERIISEWPRDKKIIPKVANDVKLISAGKVLENNTTIAQCRSPFGELPSGVVTMHVVVQPSLTKTKTEKKVDKLAKKSACSCSIL, from the exons ATGCCAGACGAGGATCTGATCGAGCTCAAGTTTCGGCTGTATGATGGAACGGACATCGGCCCGATCCGCTACTCTGCTTCTTCCACCGTCGCCATGCTCAAAGAAAGGATAATATCCGAGTGGCCGCGAG ACAAGAAGATTATACCAAAGGTGGCTAATGATGTCAAATTGATAAGTGCTGGCAAAGTATTAGAGAACAACACAACAATTGCCCAGTGCAGATCACCTTTTGGTGAACTTCCTTCAGGGGTTGTCACCATGCATGTTGTTGTGCAACCGTCATTGACTAAAACTAAAACAG AAAAGAAGGTGGACAAGTTGGCGAAGAAGAGTGCCTGTTCTTGCTCTATATTGTAG
- the LOC135595813 gene encoding uncharacterized protein LOC135595813 isoform X1, which produces MISSPTTFPTNLRTVPSVDGRPSVHVGWRRRHRNPDTCAYPTKKKTTAESTEDDNYGGVAPCATNAPFVSALMAFAERDAAYFCFPGHNGGKAAPAMLSQLFGPDVFTYDSTPLPWIGNLFSSEGPLTAAQKLAAEVFGSSETWFLVGGSSCGVMASIMATCSPGDFLVLPRNAHISATHAMVLSGAIPKYITPEYSSLWDVAGGVTPSQVETAIEELKEGGKRAAAVLITSPTYQGICCKIDEITKLCHSHGVPVIVDEAHGAHFKFHPRLPMTALEQGADLVVQSTHKVLSSLSQSSMLHMSGHRVDRERVRRCLEALQSTSSSYLLLASLDAARAQLSENPGAILGKAMEMADLVRLQIGRIPGLSILDASCFSSDFPDMDPLRVTVGVSRLGLTGFKVNELLCEEHGVIPELAGMRSVTLVFNWGTSMEHTERLITALSHLSTTFLDENRSQNQVGSGVITPFAGFSRELSPREAFFAKKRKVDIGESLGKICGELICTFPPGVPVLNPGEVVTREALDYLQDARNKGAVILGAADPRLSSMLVCSE; this is translated from the exons ATGATCTCCTCGCCGACCACCTTCCCAACAAAC TTGCGTACTGTTCCGTCCGTGGATGGCCGGCCAAGTGTTCACGTCGGGTGGCGGAGGAGGCACCGGAATCCT GACACCTGTGCATATCCAACCAAGAAAAAAACTACCGCTGAGAGCACCGAGGACGACAACTATGGTGGTGTAGCTCCATGTGCGACGAATGCCCCCTTCGTTTCTGCTCTAATGGCCTTTGCAGAACGAGACGCAGCTTACTTTTGTTTTCCAGGACACAATGGAGGCAAAGCTGCGCCGGCAATGCTCTCCCAACTCTTTGGCCCCGACGTATTCACGTATGACTCGACTCCCCTCCCCTGGATCGGCAACTTGTTCTCCTCCGAAGGACCACTCACCGCAGCCCAGAAGCTGGCCGCCGAAGTATTTGGCTCATCTGAGACATGGTTTCTCGTGGGAGGATCCAGCTGCGGAGTGATGGCATCGATCATGGCCACTTGCTCTCCTGGTGACTTCCTCGTTCTCCCTAGGAATGCACATATCTCTGCGACTCACGCCATGGTCTTATCCGGAGCCATACCAAAATACATCACGCCGGAGTACAGCTCGCTTTGGGACGTTGCCGGCGGAGTCACCCCATCACAGGTGGAGACAGCTATAGAGGAGCTGAAGGAAGGTGGGAAACGAGCTGCTGCGGTCCTCATCACCTCACCAACTTATCAGGGGATATGCTGCAAGATCGATGAGATCACCAAGCTGTGTCACTCGCACGGCGTTCCGGTAATCGTAGACGAAGCCCACGGTGCGCACTTCAAGTTTCATCCGAGGCTTCCGATGACGGCGCTGGAGCAAGGTGCTGACCTCGTGGTTCAATCTACGCACAAGGTTCTCTCCTCTCTTTCGCAGTCGTCGATGCTGCACATGTCCGGACATCGTGTGGACAGGGAAAGAGTACGCAGATGCCTCGAAGCACTTCAGAGCACCAGCTCGAGCTATCTACTCCTGGCGTCTTTGGACGCTGCCAGAGCTCAGCTGAGCGAGAATCCAGGAGCCATCTTGGGTAAAGCCATGGAAATGGCGGACCTCGTGAGGCTTCAGATAGGGCGAATTCCAGGTCTTTCGATCTTGGATGCATCGTGCTTTTCCTCTGATTTCCCCGATATGGATCCTCTGCGTGTCACAGTCGGTGTCTCACGGCTAGGACTGACCGGCTTCAAGGTGAATGAGCTGCTATGTGAGGAGCACGGAGTCATACCCGAGCTTGCAGGGATGCGGTCTGTGACCTTAGTCTTCAATTGGGGGACGTCCATGGAGCACACAGAAAGGCTGATCACAGCTCTGTCACATCTCTCGACGACGTTCCTCGATGAGAACCGATCACAGAACCAAGTTGGGAGTGGTGTGATTACACCGTTTGCTGGGTTTAGTCGGGAGCTCAGTCCAAGGGAGGCCTTCTTCGCGAAGAAGAGGAAAGTGGACATTGGAGAAAGCCTCGGGAAGATATGTGGCGAGCTCATCTGCACGTTCCCACCAGGTGTTCCGGTGCTGAATCCCGGAGAAGTCGTAACCAGGGAAGCTTTGGACTATCTGCAGGATGCGAGGAACAAGGGAGCTGTGATCTTGGGAGCAGCAGATCCTCGACTCTCTTCCATGTTAGTGTGCAGCGAGTGA
- the LOC135595813 gene encoding uncharacterized protein LOC135595813 isoform X3, translating to MLSQLFGPDVFTYDSTPLPWIGNLFSSEGPLTAAQKLAAEVFGSSETWFLVGGSSCGVMASIMATCSPGDFLVLPRNAHISATHAMVLSGAIPKYITPEYSSLWDVAGGVTPSQVETAIEELKEGGKRAAAVLITSPTYQGICCKIDEITKLCHSHGVPVIVDEAHGAHFKFHPRLPMTALEQGADLVVQSTHKVLSSLSQSSMLHMSGHRVDRERVRRCLEALQSTSSSYLLLASLDAARAQLSENPGAILGKAMEMADLVRLQIGRIPGLSILDASCFSSDFPDMDPLRVTVGVSRLGLTGFKVNELLCEEHGVIPELAGMRSVTLVFNWGTSMEHTERLITALSHLSTTFLDENRSQNQVGSGVITPFAGFSRELSPREAFFAKKRKVDIGESLGKICGELICTFPPGVPVLNPGEVVTREALDYLQDARNKGAVILGAADPRLSSMLVCSE from the coding sequence ATGCTCTCCCAACTCTTTGGCCCCGACGTATTCACGTATGACTCGACTCCCCTCCCCTGGATCGGCAACTTGTTCTCCTCCGAAGGACCACTCACCGCAGCCCAGAAGCTGGCCGCCGAAGTATTTGGCTCATCTGAGACATGGTTTCTCGTGGGAGGATCCAGCTGCGGAGTGATGGCATCGATCATGGCCACTTGCTCTCCTGGTGACTTCCTCGTTCTCCCTAGGAATGCACATATCTCTGCGACTCACGCCATGGTCTTATCCGGAGCCATACCAAAATACATCACGCCGGAGTACAGCTCGCTTTGGGACGTTGCCGGCGGAGTCACCCCATCACAGGTGGAGACAGCTATAGAGGAGCTGAAGGAAGGTGGGAAACGAGCTGCTGCGGTCCTCATCACCTCACCAACTTATCAGGGGATATGCTGCAAGATCGATGAGATCACCAAGCTGTGTCACTCGCACGGCGTTCCGGTAATCGTAGACGAAGCCCACGGTGCGCACTTCAAGTTTCATCCGAGGCTTCCGATGACGGCGCTGGAGCAAGGTGCTGACCTCGTGGTTCAATCTACGCACAAGGTTCTCTCCTCTCTTTCGCAGTCGTCGATGCTGCACATGTCCGGACATCGTGTGGACAGGGAAAGAGTACGCAGATGCCTCGAAGCACTTCAGAGCACCAGCTCGAGCTATCTACTCCTGGCGTCTTTGGACGCTGCCAGAGCTCAGCTGAGCGAGAATCCAGGAGCCATCTTGGGTAAAGCCATGGAAATGGCGGACCTCGTGAGGCTTCAGATAGGGCGAATTCCAGGTCTTTCGATCTTGGATGCATCGTGCTTTTCCTCTGATTTCCCCGATATGGATCCTCTGCGTGTCACAGTCGGTGTCTCACGGCTAGGACTGACCGGCTTCAAGGTGAATGAGCTGCTATGTGAGGAGCACGGAGTCATACCCGAGCTTGCAGGGATGCGGTCTGTGACCTTAGTCTTCAATTGGGGGACGTCCATGGAGCACACAGAAAGGCTGATCACAGCTCTGTCACATCTCTCGACGACGTTCCTCGATGAGAACCGATCACAGAACCAAGTTGGGAGTGGTGTGATTACACCGTTTGCTGGGTTTAGTCGGGAGCTCAGTCCAAGGGAGGCCTTCTTCGCGAAGAAGAGGAAAGTGGACATTGGAGAAAGCCTCGGGAAGATATGTGGCGAGCTCATCTGCACGTTCCCACCAGGTGTTCCGGTGCTGAATCCCGGAGAAGTCGTAACCAGGGAAGCTTTGGACTATCTGCAGGATGCGAGGAACAAGGGAGCTGTGATCTTGGGAGCAGCAGATCCTCGACTCTCTTCCATGTTAGTGTGCAGCGAGTGA
- the LOC103968462 gene encoding NAC domain-containing protein 83 produces MDNTGFVRHGMLRLPPGFRFHPTDEELVVQYLKRKVYSFPLPASIIPEIDLRNHDPWDLPGGREEVRYLFSFREASYLNRNRSNPRARSGCWKVAGKEKQVVASGCNQVVGMKKVLVFYRGKPPTRTDWIMHEYRLARPDANPRNDATHSSMVPNGDWVLCRIFRKKRAAKMKAEEDDEHAGEQMMRMGDDGSSCVTELPDVSSDGEEASSSSMSSPP; encoded by the exons ATGGACAATACCGGTTTTGTAAGGCATGGTATGCTGAGGCTTCCACCGGGATTCAGGTTCCATCCCACTGATGAAGAGCTTGTGGTTCAGTACCTCAAGAGGAAGGTCTACTCCTTCCCCTTGCCGGCCTCCATCATCCCCGAGATCGATCTCAGGAACCATGACCCATGGGATCTACCCG GTGGGCGCGAAGAGGTCCGGTACTTGTTCAGCTTCAGAGAGGCATCATATCTGAACCGAAACCGATCGAATCCGAGGGCAAGATCCGGATGCTGGAAAGTAGCAGGGAAGGAGAAGCAAGTGGTGGCTTCCGGGTGCAACCAGGTGGTGGGGATGAAGAAGGTTTTGGTCTTCTATCGAGGAAAGCCGCCGACGAGAACCGATTGGATCATGCATGAGTATCGCCTCGCCCGGCCCGATGCCAATCCAAGAAATGATGCAACTCAT AGTAGCATGGTTCCAAACGGAGATTGGGTGTTGTGTCGCATCTTTAGGAAGAAGAGAGCCGCCAAGATGAAGGCCGAAGAAGATGATGAACATGCAGGAGAGCAGATGATGAGGATGGGAGATGATGGCTCCAGCTGCGTCACTGAGCTCCCTGATGTATCTAGTGATGGAGAGGAAgcgagttcaagcagcatgagttcACCTCCATGA
- the LOC135595813 gene encoding uncharacterized protein LOC135595813 isoform X2 — MAFAERDAAYFCFPGHNGGKAAPAMLSQLFGPDVFTYDSTPLPWIGNLFSSEGPLTAAQKLAAEVFGSSETWFLVGGSSCGVMASIMATCSPGDFLVLPRNAHISATHAMVLSGAIPKYITPEYSSLWDVAGGVTPSQVETAIEELKEGGKRAAAVLITSPTYQGICCKIDEITKLCHSHGVPVIVDEAHGAHFKFHPRLPMTALEQGADLVVQSTHKVLSSLSQSSMLHMSGHRVDRERVRRCLEALQSTSSSYLLLASLDAARAQLSENPGAILGKAMEMADLVRLQIGRIPGLSILDASCFSSDFPDMDPLRVTVGVSRLGLTGFKVNELLCEEHGVIPELAGMRSVTLVFNWGTSMEHTERLITALSHLSTTFLDENRSQNQVGSGVITPFAGFSRELSPREAFFAKKRKVDIGESLGKICGELICTFPPGVPVLNPGEVVTREALDYLQDARNKGAVILGAADPRLSSMLVCSE; from the coding sequence ATGGCCTTTGCAGAACGAGACGCAGCTTACTTTTGTTTTCCAGGACACAATGGAGGCAAAGCTGCGCCGGCAATGCTCTCCCAACTCTTTGGCCCCGACGTATTCACGTATGACTCGACTCCCCTCCCCTGGATCGGCAACTTGTTCTCCTCCGAAGGACCACTCACCGCAGCCCAGAAGCTGGCCGCCGAAGTATTTGGCTCATCTGAGACATGGTTTCTCGTGGGAGGATCCAGCTGCGGAGTGATGGCATCGATCATGGCCACTTGCTCTCCTGGTGACTTCCTCGTTCTCCCTAGGAATGCACATATCTCTGCGACTCACGCCATGGTCTTATCCGGAGCCATACCAAAATACATCACGCCGGAGTACAGCTCGCTTTGGGACGTTGCCGGCGGAGTCACCCCATCACAGGTGGAGACAGCTATAGAGGAGCTGAAGGAAGGTGGGAAACGAGCTGCTGCGGTCCTCATCACCTCACCAACTTATCAGGGGATATGCTGCAAGATCGATGAGATCACCAAGCTGTGTCACTCGCACGGCGTTCCGGTAATCGTAGACGAAGCCCACGGTGCGCACTTCAAGTTTCATCCGAGGCTTCCGATGACGGCGCTGGAGCAAGGTGCTGACCTCGTGGTTCAATCTACGCACAAGGTTCTCTCCTCTCTTTCGCAGTCGTCGATGCTGCACATGTCCGGACATCGTGTGGACAGGGAAAGAGTACGCAGATGCCTCGAAGCACTTCAGAGCACCAGCTCGAGCTATCTACTCCTGGCGTCTTTGGACGCTGCCAGAGCTCAGCTGAGCGAGAATCCAGGAGCCATCTTGGGTAAAGCCATGGAAATGGCGGACCTCGTGAGGCTTCAGATAGGGCGAATTCCAGGTCTTTCGATCTTGGATGCATCGTGCTTTTCCTCTGATTTCCCCGATATGGATCCTCTGCGTGTCACAGTCGGTGTCTCACGGCTAGGACTGACCGGCTTCAAGGTGAATGAGCTGCTATGTGAGGAGCACGGAGTCATACCCGAGCTTGCAGGGATGCGGTCTGTGACCTTAGTCTTCAATTGGGGGACGTCCATGGAGCACACAGAAAGGCTGATCACAGCTCTGTCACATCTCTCGACGACGTTCCTCGATGAGAACCGATCACAGAACCAAGTTGGGAGTGGTGTGATTACACCGTTTGCTGGGTTTAGTCGGGAGCTCAGTCCAAGGGAGGCCTTCTTCGCGAAGAAGAGGAAAGTGGACATTGGAGAAAGCCTCGGGAAGATATGTGGCGAGCTCATCTGCACGTTCCCACCAGGTGTTCCGGTGCTGAATCCCGGAGAAGTCGTAACCAGGGAAGCTTTGGACTATCTGCAGGATGCGAGGAACAAGGGAGCTGTGATCTTGGGAGCAGCAGATCCTCGACTCTCTTCCATGTTAGTGTGCAGCGAGTGA